A stretch of the Azorhizobium caulinodans ORS 571 genome encodes the following:
- a CDS encoding ATP-binding cassette domain-containing protein, with translation MTLKFSSEFVSECTLPPDGDDPLFQLENAGFAVAGRDLVRAVSIRLAARRVVALIGHNGSGKSTLIKMLAGQLVPTSGRVCLAGRPVPEWSARAFARKVAYLPQQIPVADGMLVRELVSLGRYPWHGALGRFGTEDRRKVDEALVLTGMDGLCERQIETLSGGERQRAWIAMLIAQDAECLLLDEPTSALDIAHQIEVLGLVRTLARQRQLGVVVVLHDVNMASRFCDEIVAMKSGEMIVRGRPEDIMQPDLLKMIYGVDMTVVQHPGSGASVCIVD, from the coding sequence ATGACGTTGAAATTCTCTTCCGAGTTCGTCTCCGAGTGCACCTTGCCACCGGATGGCGATGACCCGCTGTTCCAACTGGAGAATGCCGGCTTTGCTGTAGCCGGGCGCGATCTCGTTCGCGCGGTTTCGATCAGGCTGGCGGCCCGGCGGGTGGTGGCTCTGATCGGCCATAACGGCTCCGGCAAGTCGACGCTGATCAAGATGCTTGCCGGCCAGTTGGTCCCAACGTCTGGCCGCGTGTGCCTGGCCGGTCGGCCGGTGCCTGAGTGGAGCGCCCGGGCCTTCGCGCGCAAGGTCGCCTATCTTCCGCAGCAGATTCCCGTGGCGGACGGCATGCTGGTGCGTGAGCTGGTGTCACTGGGCCGCTACCCCTGGCATGGCGCGCTGGGCCGGTTCGGGACAGAGGACCGGAGGAAGGTTGATGAGGCGCTCGTCCTCACGGGCATGGACGGGTTGTGTGAGCGGCAGATCGAGACGCTTTCGGGGGGAGAGCGGCAGAGGGCTTGGATCGCGATGTTGATCGCTCAGGATGCCGAATGCCTGCTCCTCGACGAACCCACATCCGCGCTCGATATCGCTCATCAGATTGAGGTGCTCGGCCTCGTGCGGACTCTGGCGCGCCAGCGCCAGCTCGGCGTGGTTGTTGTTCTACATGACGTGAACATGGCAAGCCGATTTTGCGATGAGATCGTCGCCATGAAGAGTGGTGAAATGATCGTTCGAGGCCGACCTGAAGACATCATGCAGCCGGACCTGTTGAAGATGATCTATGGCGTGGACATGACTGTGGTGCAGCATCCCGGGTCCGGGGCAAGCGTCTGCATCGTGGATTAG
- a CDS encoding RNA polymerase sigma factor: MTISDQPSTAVSDLDAIFRLYHRELNRFAYRKLGDREAAADVVQDAFVRYLSADAQRADTARLDSPRFFLWRIVGNLMIDTIRRKRRQGIHATWDEITEDVVDPAPLPDRLLETREEFRLVKEALETLSPNCRQALLLNRVEGLTHAQIAGRLGVSPSMVSKYIMSALRRCMNALAAPDAAL, from the coding sequence ATGACGATCTCCGACCAACCGTCGACGGCGGTCTCTGATCTTGATGCGATATTCCGGCTCTATCACCGGGAGCTGAACCGCTTCGCCTATCGCAAGCTGGGCGACCGTGAAGCCGCGGCCGACGTCGTGCAGGACGCCTTTGTCCGCTACCTGTCGGCGGACGCTCAGCGCGCGGACACGGCACGTCTGGACAGCCCTCGCTTCTTCCTGTGGCGCATCGTCGGCAACTTGATGATCGACACCATCCGGCGCAAGCGTCGGCAGGGCATACATGCGACATGGGACGAGATCACGGAGGACGTGGTCGACCCGGCTCCGCTCCCCGACCGACTGCTGGAGACCCGTGAGGAGTTCCGGCTGGTGAAAGAGGCGCTGGAGACACTCTCGCCCAATTGCCGGCAGGCGTTGCTGCTCAACCGTGTGGAAGGCCTGACCCACGCGCAGATCGCCGGTCGGCTGGGTGTATCCCCGAGCATGGTTTCGAAATACATCATGTCCGCGCTGCGCCGTTGCATGAACGCCCTTGCGGCGCCAGATGCTGCGCTGTGA
- a CDS encoding FecR family protein gives MAPLAEKALEWLVFLHSGQETDADWAAYEDWRASGVAERKAAEQAERLWAGIGPALRRPRAGLPRRSVLAGAGIALVGGAGLAAFLGMRRDLFADVRTAVGERRTLTLADGTRIELDAATSLDLHYSAKTRRIELLEGRIFVSVAADPNRPFIVDAGGGAARALGTAFEISRSGDMVNVVVSEHTVRVCYPRETDGPHVDVDAGSEVEFSRAGGLARPHAADVVSRMSWRNGLLAFQDRPLAEVVAQISRYRHGRIVIVDGELARLPVSGLFESADTAALLDALSAALPVTIDQLPWLTLIRRDASRPLEPFTRRR, from the coding sequence ATGGCGCCGCTTGCCGAGAAAGCCCTGGAATGGCTGGTCTTCCTGCATTCGGGCCAGGAAACCGACGCAGACTGGGCGGCCTATGAGGATTGGCGTGCCAGCGGGGTGGCGGAACGCAAGGCGGCGGAACAGGCGGAAAGGCTATGGGCCGGCATCGGCCCCGCTCTGCGCCGGCCGCGTGCGGGACTTCCGCGCCGCTCCGTACTGGCCGGCGCCGGCATCGCACTCGTCGGAGGGGCCGGGCTCGCGGCCTTCTTAGGCATGCGCCGGGACCTATTCGCGGATGTGCGCACTGCGGTCGGCGAGCGCCGCACGCTCACCCTCGCGGACGGAACACGCATCGAACTCGATGCCGCGACCAGCCTGGACCTGCATTATTCGGCGAAGACCCGGCGGATCGAGCTTCTGGAGGGGCGGATCTTCGTCAGCGTCGCGGCCGATCCGAACCGCCCCTTCATCGTCGACGCCGGGGGTGGGGCAGCGCGGGCCCTTGGAACGGCGTTCGAAATCAGCCGTAGCGGCGATATGGTGAATGTCGTCGTCAGCGAACATACCGTGCGGGTGTGCTATCCGCGCGAGACCGATGGGCCCCACGTGGACGTCGATGCCGGCAGCGAGGTCGAATTCAGCAGGGCCGGAGGCCTCGCCAGGCCGCATGCCGCCGACGTCGTCAGCCGCATGTCCTGGCGCAACGGCCTTCTCGCCTTCCAAGATCGGCCGCTGGCCGAAGTGGTCGCGCAGATCTCCCGCTATCGTCACGGCCGCATCGTGATCGTGGATGGGGAACTGGCGCGCCTGCCCGTATCGGGATTATTCGAAAGCGCGGACACCGCGGCCCTGCTGGATGCTCTATCCGCCGCCCTGCCCGTCACCATCGACCAACTGCCATGGCTTACCCTGATACGGCGTGATGCGTCCCGCCCGCTCGAGCCCTTCACACGGCGCAGATAA
- a CDS encoding TonB-dependent siderophore receptor, which translates to MGTLLLASTALVAIAPTTALAQSAPAVTQAGAIAFSIPAGPLSAALTQWATTSGMRVLFSSEITRDLKTSGVNGTMTADVALGRLLTGTGLGYSFTGPTTVAIRRNVDVLPATNISSEGTIVLDTIDVQGDGTFGYIATRSDAGTKTNTPLIETPRSVSVVTRQEMDDRGVQNLPEAVRYTAGVTTGAFGYDPRFDQIYIRGFAVTTLGDYRDGLRQYAGSYATFSTETYGLERVDVIKGPASVLYGQGTPGGLIDRISKTPTGQPIHEILGEVGTFGHLQAAFDLGGTAPDNKNFLYRIVGVGRTGDTNYDIADDELYLAPSFTWRNDTTSLTVLALAQKDETDANVAMINKNSHVTKVRASDPDYDYQKQTQYQVGYKFEHQFNDMFEFRQNLRYGQADLTGRYLTGGVTGGGFASAASPIYRRGSAAVEEDLSSFQVDNQLQINAATGPLGHTLLIGLDYGEMHSNFGSGTAAANAAYAINILAPYYGITGPTPAINTRTNTDFDQLGIYAQDQIAWGNWRFNISGRQDWTSRTQVNGYTGLVTGDREDNAFTWSTGLLYLFDNGWAPYVSYATSFQPTSNLGYEGQILAPATAEQYEAGLKYISPDDRISMTLAGYNLKEQNAPKYAGINPTSGLLYYQSIGEIQVRGFEFEGRLRLANGVEAIASYTYADAEILQSATAAEVGRVPAVTPRNVATAWLNYTVQDGPLFGLSGGAGLRYIGQTYGNNTNTVINSSYTMFDASLRYDLGKLNQKLTGYSLSVSATNIANVMPEICNSGTCYLGQGRTVVGTLKYKW; encoded by the coding sequence GTGGGTACCCTGCTGCTGGCGTCGACCGCGCTGGTGGCGATCGCGCCGACCACCGCCCTTGCCCAGAGCGCGCCCGCCGTCACCCAAGCGGGGGCCATTGCCTTCTCCATTCCCGCAGGTCCGCTGTCAGCGGCGCTGACGCAGTGGGCGACCACGTCCGGCATGCGCGTGCTGTTCTCCAGCGAGATCACGCGTGACCTGAAGACTTCGGGTGTCAACGGCACAATGACCGCAGACGTTGCCCTCGGGCGGCTGCTGACGGGAACAGGCCTCGGCTACAGTTTCACCGGGCCGACGACCGTTGCCATCCGGCGCAACGTGGACGTCCTGCCTGCGACCAATATCTCCAGCGAGGGCACCATCGTTCTCGACACCATCGACGTGCAGGGCGACGGCACCTTCGGCTATATCGCCACCCGGAGCGATGCCGGCACGAAGACCAACACGCCGCTCATCGAGACGCCGCGCTCGGTCTCCGTGGTAACCCGCCAGGAGATGGATGACCGCGGCGTCCAGAACCTGCCCGAGGCAGTGCGCTACACCGCTGGCGTGACCACCGGCGCATTCGGCTATGATCCGCGCTTCGATCAGATCTACATCCGCGGCTTCGCCGTGACCACGCTCGGCGATTATCGCGACGGCCTGCGCCAGTATGCCGGCAGCTACGCAACGTTCTCCACGGAGACCTACGGCCTTGAGCGTGTCGACGTGATCAAGGGACCGGCTTCCGTGCTCTATGGCCAGGGCACGCCCGGCGGCCTGATCGACCGCATCTCCAAAACGCCGACCGGGCAGCCCATCCACGAGATCCTCGGCGAGGTCGGGACGTTCGGACACCTGCAGGCGGCGTTCGACCTCGGAGGCACCGCGCCCGATAACAAGAACTTCCTCTATCGCATTGTCGGCGTCGGCCGGACCGGGGATACCAATTACGACATCGCCGACGACGAGCTCTATCTTGCGCCCTCCTTCACATGGCGCAATGACACGACCTCGCTCACCGTCCTCGCCCTCGCGCAGAAGGACGAGACCGATGCAAACGTGGCCATGATCAACAAGAACAGCCACGTCACCAAGGTACGTGCCAGCGATCCGGATTACGACTATCAGAAGCAGACACAGTATCAGGTCGGCTACAAGTTCGAACACCAGTTCAACGACATGTTCGAGTTTCGGCAGAACCTGCGCTACGGCCAGGCGGACCTGACCGGACGCTATCTGACCGGCGGCGTCACGGGCGGCGGGTTCGCCAGCGCCGCTTCCCCCATCTACCGGCGCGGCTCGGCGGCGGTGGAGGAGGATCTGTCTTCCTTCCAGGTGGACAACCAGCTTCAGATCAATGCCGCGACCGGGCCGCTTGGACACACGCTGCTGATCGGCCTCGATTATGGCGAGATGCATAGCAATTTCGGCAGCGGCACCGCCGCAGCCAACGCCGCCTATGCCATCAATATCCTCGCTCCCTATTACGGCATCACGGGGCCCACTCCAGCAATCAACACCCGCACGAACACGGACTTCGATCAGCTCGGCATCTATGCCCAGGACCAGATCGCCTGGGGCAATTGGCGCTTCAACATCAGCGGACGTCAGGACTGGACCAGCCGCACGCAGGTCAACGGCTATACCGGCCTCGTGACCGGCGACCGGGAGGACAACGCCTTTACCTGGAGCACCGGCCTCCTCTATCTCTTCGACAATGGCTGGGCACCCTATGTGAGCTATGCGACCTCGTTCCAGCCCACCAGCAACCTCGGCTATGAGGGCCAGATTCTCGCCCCAGCGACCGCCGAACAGTATGAGGCCGGCTTAAAATACATCTCGCCAGACGACCGCATCTCGATGACGCTGGCCGGCTACAACCTGAAAGAGCAGAACGCTCCGAAATACGCCGGCATCAACCCGACCAGCGGCCTCCTCTATTACCAGTCCATCGGCGAGATCCAGGTGCGTGGCTTCGAGTTCGAGGGACGGCTGCGCCTGGCGAACGGCGTCGAGGCAATTGCCTCCTACACCTATGCGGACGCCGAGATTCTCCAGTCCGCAACCGCGGCAGAGGTCGGGCGCGTACCGGCGGTTACGCCACGCAATGTCGCAACGGCCTGGCTGAACTACACGGTGCAGGACGGCCCATTGTTCGGACTCAGCGGTGGCGCCGGCCTGCGGTACATCGGCCAGACTTACGGCAACAATACCAATACCGTGATCAACAGCAGCTACACCATGTTCGATGCCTCACTGCGCTACGACCTCGGCAAGCTGAACCAGAAGCTCACGGGCTACAGCCTGTCCGTGAGTGCCACGAACATCGCCAACGTGATGCCCGAAATCTGCAACTCCGGCACCTGCTATCTGGGGCAGGGCCGCACGGTGGTCGGCACGCTCAAATACAAGTGGTGA
- a CDS encoding DUF418 domain-containing protein: MGILVVNLPFLAMPYGFAGASWHHADTFYLGSFSAWFIQALFENKFILIFAFLFGMGAAAQVSANGARRFVFRMLLLGLLGVLNAVLVFEADILLPYAVLGLLMLPLHRLLTRTLLSAALLFWIVAILGHALFAIYVATAETGPGLSEEARIQLFSSGGFVAMAHQRARDWLVFSQMSIPAIWPMTMSAFCLGMAAFRLRIASAGDGFSSLERIARVLLLPALLGNLAYGALCLAPADWAGGHVFLATLVLRPVFAPMLSFVIFALLFRLLERTPRLTDFFAASGRMSLSIYMLQGILGGFIFFGYGAGLYASLSLQAVLGLAFLLFVLLALLARLWLGRFRSGPFEALMAAALALTERRLSTPPAALRAGPRAAPR, encoded by the coding sequence ATGGGCATCCTCGTGGTCAACCTGCCCTTCCTCGCCATGCCTTACGGTTTTGCCGGCGCCAGTTGGCATCACGCGGACACCTTCTACCTTGGATCGTTCAGCGCCTGGTTCATTCAGGCACTGTTCGAGAACAAGTTCATTCTCATCTTCGCCTTTCTGTTCGGCATGGGGGCCGCCGCCCAGGTGAGCGCGAACGGCGCGCGGCGCTTCGTGTTTCGAATGCTGCTGCTCGGGCTGCTTGGCGTCCTGAATGCCGTGCTGGTCTTCGAGGCGGACATCCTGCTTCCCTACGCCGTGCTGGGCTTGCTGATGCTGCCGCTGCATCGCCTGCTGACCCGAACCCTGCTTTCGGCCGCCCTCCTGTTCTGGATCGTCGCCATCCTGGGGCACGCGCTCTTTGCCATCTATGTGGCGACGGCCGAGACGGGGCCCGGTCTTTCGGAAGAGGCCCGCATCCAGCTGTTTTCGTCGGGTGGCTTCGTTGCCATGGCGCATCAGCGGGCGCGCGACTGGCTCGTCTTTTCGCAGATGAGCATTCCCGCCATCTGGCCGATGACCATGAGCGCCTTCTGTCTCGGCATGGCGGCATTCCGCTTGCGGATAGCTTCCGCAGGAGACGGGTTCAGTTCGCTGGAGCGGATCGCACGCGTGCTGCTTCTGCCCGCGCTGCTGGGCAACCTCGCCTACGGCGCCCTGTGCCTCGCGCCCGCGGATTGGGCCGGCGGGCATGTTTTCCTCGCCACGCTCGTGCTGAGGCCGGTTTTTGCTCCCATGCTCAGTTTTGTCATCTTCGCCCTGCTGTTCCGCCTGCTGGAGCGCACGCCGCGCCTGACGGACTTCTTCGCCGCAAGCGGGCGCATGTCGCTCAGCATCTACATGCTTCAAGGTATCCTGGGTGGCTTCATTTTCTTCGGCTACGGCGCCGGTCTTTACGCCAGCCTCAGCCTTCAGGCCGTTCTTGGACTCGCATTCCTCCTGTTTGTTCTTCTCGCGCTCCTCGCCCGCCTCTGGCTGGGCCGTTTCAGGAGCGGACCATTTGAAGCCCTGATGGCCGCGGCGCTGGCCTTAACCGAACGGCGTTTATCAACGCCGCCGGCAGCCCTTCGTGCAGGCCCCAGAGCCGCTCCCCGCTGA
- a CDS encoding sigma-70 family RNA polymerase sigma factor, producing MICNRALLLGIATRVLSSRELAEDVVQDAALRACSMASPEMGSPLRLSCCMVRNLAIDRLRRGQLERRHLAPETEAESVTSPLDDPFGSVACRQIVAHVLRALEELPRRTRYAFLQHRLHDVPQKEIAAALGVSTTLVNFMIRDATAHCRAYLASGAVEPLPFRLPAPAGTRDGRNGAKPAPVRLSLKIDRRTAA from the coding sequence ATGATCTGCAACCGCGCCCTGCTGCTCGGCATTGCGACACGGGTTTTGTCCTCCCGCGAGCTTGCCGAGGACGTCGTGCAGGACGCGGCCCTGCGGGCCTGCTCCATGGCCAGCCCGGAGATGGGTTCGCCGTTGCGCCTGTCCTGCTGCATGGTTCGCAACCTTGCCATAGACCGGCTGAGGCGGGGCCAGCTCGAACGCCGCCATCTGGCGCCCGAGACCGAAGCCGAGAGCGTGACGTCTCCCCTTGATGACCCATTCGGTTCCGTCGCGTGCCGCCAGATCGTCGCTCATGTCCTGCGCGCGCTAGAGGAACTGCCGCGGCGGACTCGATATGCCTTTCTCCAGCACCGGCTTCACGACGTCCCGCAGAAAGAGATTGCGGCGGCGCTGGGCGTTTCCACGACGCTCGTGAACTTCATGATCCGCGATGCCACCGCCCATTGCCGGGCCTACCTGGCTTCGGGCGCCGTGGAGCCCCTGCCCTTCCGGCTGCCAGCCCCCGCCGGCACCCGGGACGGCAGGAACGGGGCAAAGCCCGCCCCGGTCCGTCTCTCTCTCAAGATCGACCGGCGGACGGCCGCCTGA
- a CDS encoding PLP-dependent transferase, whose translation MNKPLDHEALPAQGGWSREVNLLAAAVPPIFQTSLFTFDTYADMAAVYAGRSHQLIYSRGDNPTVMAFERAVAELEGAEAGRAFSSGMGAISATVLALVSAGDRIVTVRNVYSDAYRLFELMLSRFGVVVDYVDGTDAEAVEAVLPGAKLLYLESPTSLAFELQDIARLARAARTHGVVSVIDNSWATPLFQRPIAHGVDLVVHAASKYLGGHSDTVAGVVVGSAELVGRINASSYAYLGAKLSPFEAWLLLRGLHTLPMRMARHMSSGLALAERLRAHPDVELVRHPAFSDHPGRASLSGFAGVFSFEVGEAIDVPTFVDALRLVRIGVSWGGPESLVVPALAPLQLAKANCFARFGISPRLIRLSAGMEDETLIWADIEQALHGARR comes from the coding sequence ATGAACAAGCCGCTCGATCACGAGGCCCTGCCGGCTCAGGGGGGCTGGAGCCGCGAGGTCAATCTGCTGGCGGCGGCGGTGCCGCCGATCTTCCAGACCTCGCTGTTCACCTTCGACACCTATGCCGACATGGCCGCGGTCTATGCCGGGCGCTCGCATCAGCTGATCTATTCGCGGGGCGACAATCCGACGGTGATGGCGTTCGAGCGGGCGGTGGCCGAGCTTGAGGGCGCGGAAGCTGGACGGGCCTTCTCCAGCGGCATGGGGGCCATCAGCGCCACCGTGCTCGCGCTTGTTTCGGCCGGTGACCGCATCGTCACCGTGCGCAACGTCTACAGCGACGCCTATCGTCTGTTCGAGCTGATGCTCTCGCGCTTCGGCGTCGTGGTGGACTATGTGGACGGCACGGATGCGGAGGCGGTCGAGGCCGTGCTGCCCGGTGCCAAGCTGCTCTATCTCGAGAGCCCAACCTCCCTGGCGTTCGAGCTTCAGGACATCGCGCGCCTCGCGCGGGCGGCCCGAACGCACGGTGTCGTGAGCGTGATCGACAACAGCTGGGCGACACCGCTCTTCCAGCGCCCCATCGCCCATGGTGTCGATCTGGTGGTCCATGCGGCCTCCAAATATCTCGGAGGTCATAGCGACACGGTGGCCGGTGTGGTCGTGGGCTCGGCCGAACTGGTCGGCCGGATCAACGCATCAAGCTATGCCTATCTTGGAGCCAAGCTCTCGCCCTTCGAGGCATGGTTGCTGCTGCGCGGCCTGCACACCCTGCCCATGCGCATGGCGCGTCACATGTCGAGTGGCCTTGCCCTTGCCGAACGTCTGCGGGCGCATCCCGACGTGGAACTGGTCCGGCATCCGGCGTTCAGCGATCACCCCGGCCGCGCGAGTCTCAGCGGTTTCGCAGGCGTGTTCTCGTTCGAGGTTGGCGAGGCCATCGATGTCCCGACCTTTGTCGACGCCTTGCGGCTGGTGCGCATCGGCGTCAGCTGGGGCGGGCCGGAAAGCCTCGTCGTGCCGGCCCTCGCCCCGCTTCAGCTGGCCAAGGCCAATTGCTTCGCGCGGTTCGGCATCAGCCCGCGCCTGATCCGGCTCAGCGCCGGCATGGAGGATGAGACGCTGATCTGGGCCGATATCGAGCAGGCGCTCCATGGCGCGCGTCGCTGA
- a CDS encoding MATE family efflux transporter, producing MSGTGEDGVRFAAPLDLADPRLERLIVRLAVPSVAGLSITALHHVANAAFVGLLSGQALAAVSIAVPIFALVAAIGHGLGIGGAASIGRLLGAGDALDAGRAASATLALCVLLGGAAGIGLFWGAGGVLALFSPGPDLAPIAATYLRLLAVSCPLLLAQIACDFIAIAEGNSRFSMWTLLGAFALNIVLDPLLIFGFGLGVEGAALATILSQLAALAAYGLYFGRRWGRVRLGVGGLGLKARLLRPILAVGVPAGLSSALSALAFAVVYAMAGIHGGDEAVAGVSIAFRLLTLGLLPVIGFCLGAQPVLSFAAGAGDRIRLRAATLFMARVALGFTLFYAVSMMLGSAPLVGLFTADARVADVARRGLILFHAGFALTGLHQVLVILLQAMERARLAAVISLAPQGYLLLPLLYGGAALWGMDGVLAAPPLAMGLTALVSAALLLREVRRLPTARSRKSSPSLAAEGAGGSA from the coding sequence ATGAGCGGAACGGGCGAGGATGGCGTGCGCTTCGCCGCGCCCCTCGATCTTGCCGATCCGCGCCTTGAGCGTCTCATCGTCCGCCTCGCCGTTCCTTCGGTGGCGGGGCTGTCGATCACGGCCCTGCATCACGTCGCCAATGCGGCGTTCGTCGGCCTGCTGAGCGGGCAGGCGCTGGCGGCGGTCAGCATCGCCGTGCCGATCTTCGCCCTCGTGGCCGCCATCGGCCATGGGCTCGGCATCGGCGGTGCTGCCAGCATCGGGCGCCTGCTGGGAGCGGGGGACGCGCTCGACGCGGGCCGCGCCGCGAGCGCGACGCTCGCCCTGTGCGTGCTGTTGGGGGGCGCGGCCGGCATCGGACTGTTCTGGGGCGCCGGCGGCGTGCTGGCGCTCTTCAGCCCGGGGCCGGACCTCGCGCCCATCGCAGCAACCTATCTCCGGCTGCTTGCGGTCTCGTGCCCCTTGCTTCTGGCGCAGATCGCATGCGACTTCATCGCCATCGCGGAAGGCAACAGCCGGTTCAGCATGTGGACGCTGCTCGGCGCGTTCGCACTCAATATCGTGCTCGATCCGCTGCTCATCTTCGGCTTCGGCCTCGGCGTCGAAGGTGCGGCACTCGCCACCATTCTGTCCCAGCTGGCCGCTCTCGCGGCCTACGGTCTCTATTTCGGCCGCCGCTGGGGCCGGGTGCGTCTCGGCGTCGGCGGGTTGGGCCTCAAGGCACGATTGCTGCGCCCGATCCTCGCGGTGGGCGTACCGGCCGGGCTGAGCAGCGCGCTGTCCGCTCTGGCCTTCGCCGTTGTGTACGCCATGGCCGGGATCCATGGCGGCGATGAGGCCGTGGCGGGGGTCAGCATCGCCTTCCGTCTGCTCACGCTCGGCCTCTTGCCGGTGATCGGCTTCTGCCTCGGGGCACAGCCGGTGCTGAGCTTCGCCGCCGGAGCGGGCGATCGGATCCGCCTACGGGCGGCCACGCTGTTCATGGCGCGGGTCGCGCTCGGCTTCACGCTTTTCTACGCCGTGTCCATGATGCTGGGGTCGGCTCCGCTCGTGGGCCTCTTCACGGCCGATGCGCGCGTGGCCGACGTCGCGAGACGCGGGCTCATTCTCTTCCACGCCGGCTTCGCGCTGACCGGTCTGCATCAGGTTCTGGTGATCCTCCTCCAGGCCATGGAGCGGGCGCGTCTTGCGGCGGTCATCTCGCTGGCCCCGCAGGGCTATCTGCTGCTGCCGCTGCTTTATGGCGGCGCGGCTTTGTGGGGCATGGACGGCGTGCTCGCGGCGCCGCCGCTGGCCATGGGCCTCACCGCCCTGGTGTCCGCCGCCCTTCTCCTGCGCGAAGTGCGGCGCCTCCCGACCGCCCGGTCGCGAAAGTCATCCCCATCACTGGCCGCTGAAGGCGCTGGAGGTTCCGCATGA
- a CDS encoding GNAT family N-acetyltransferase, with protein MTIAELVTLTGQRRPFVALAATDRPVEVHVGAQSVRIAAGDASVSLGWQRQGGGALLTGALLDPRADMLLLAACEALFGSFPELTHVALAPDLAPAAVAGLITHGPAQLVDGLPRIEPDLLWQMSALWLPGSGGVFPQRLVTENGIRHPRRPPMRDGLLYARSIPWLGQSITFETADPERHLPAFHRWMNDPRVAEIWEETGDLAQHRAYLEERRADPHVVPVIGSFGGVPFGYFELYWARENRLGPHYEAQDYDRGWHVLVGEEAFRGKAYISAWLPSLMHFMFLDDPRTQRIVGEPRATHAQQIRNLDRSGFAKVKHVDFSHKRALLVMLLRERFFGDRLWQPDFDATAQPVLPVAAQAVPA; from the coding sequence ATGACCATAGCGGAACTCGTCACATTGACCGGCCAGCGTCGGCCTTTCGTCGCTCTTGCGGCCACGGACCGTCCGGTGGAGGTGCATGTCGGAGCGCAGTCCGTGCGGATTGCGGCGGGCGATGCCTCGGTCTCCCTTGGATGGCAGCGGCAGGGGGGCGGCGCATTGCTCACGGGCGCGCTCCTGGATCCACGCGCCGACATGCTGCTGCTGGCCGCGTGTGAAGCCCTTTTCGGCAGCTTCCCGGAACTCACCCATGTGGCTCTGGCGCCGGACCTCGCGCCGGCGGCCGTGGCGGGCCTCATCACCCACGGTCCGGCGCAACTCGTGGATGGCCTGCCACGCATCGAGCCGGACCTGCTCTGGCAGATGTCCGCGCTATGGCTGCCCGGATCGGGCGGCGTATTCCCCCAGCGTCTGGTGACGGAGAACGGCATCCGCCATCCGCGGCGCCCTCCCATGCGGGACGGGCTGCTCTACGCCCGCTCCATCCCCTGGCTCGGTCAGTCGATCACCTTCGAAACCGCAGATCCGGAGCGGCATCTTCCAGCCTTCCATCGCTGGATGAATGATCCGCGGGTTGCGGAGATCTGGGAGGAAACCGGCGATCTCGCGCAGCACCGGGCCTATCTGGAGGAGCGCCGCGCCGATCCCCACGTCGTTCCGGTGATCGGCAGTTTCGGCGGCGTGCCGTTCGGCTATTTCGAGCTCTACTGGGCCAGGGAAAACCGCCTCGGGCCGCATTACGAGGCTCAGGACTACGACCGGGGCTGGCACGTTCTCGTGGGCGAGGAGGCGTTTCGCGGCAAGGCCTACATCAGCGCCTGGCTGCCCTCGCTGATGCATTTCATGTTCCTCGACGATCCGCGCACCCAGCGCATCGTCGGCGAGCCGCGGGCGACACATGCGCAGCAGATCCGCAATCTCGACCGCTCCGGCTTCGCCAAGGTCAAGCATGTGGATTTTTCCCACAAGCGGGCCCTGCTGGTGATGCTGCTGCGGGAGCGCTTCTTCGGCGACCGCCTCTGGCAGCCGGATTTCGATGCCACCGCCCAGCCGGTGCTGCCGGTGGCGGCCCAGGCCGTACCGGCATGA
- a CDS encoding MbtH family protein, which produces MRHDKPGKDETRTVVRDREGRHALWPVWRPVPNGWQAVAVTGSAAHCLAYVDATWADLRPSSNREAAR; this is translated from the coding sequence ATGAGGCACGACAAGCCAGGCAAGGACGAGACGCGCACGGTCGTGCGGGACCGGGAGGGACGCCATGCCCTCTGGCCCGTCTGGCGGCCCGTTCCCAACGGATGGCAGGCCGTCGCCGTCACCGGAAGCGCTGCGCATTGCCTCGCCTACGTGGACGCCACATGGGCGGATCTGCGCCCCAGCTCCAACCGGGAGGCCGCGCGATGA